AtacaagtttagctatggacgataagaaaatagcttaacttaacagatgcaagcaacaagtatacatgtttttaacactacttactcaacaagattttatatgagtaagttctcgaaccttgtgattaattagcacaagtacgagccacaggatcattacgaggtttatgtctttggttaagtttgtttttcctcttagacttagagagggatcctgtttgacatgagaaattatcataaaaattattgtcatcaaaataagagacatagttagagttcttaccagaagtgtcttgacatgaggaagaggaTAATCTGTCGACAATCTCTTTATATCTTCCAACTCtctttttaatatcttttctcatctcattgattttcctttcttctgggatgactcTCTCAACAGGATCAACGTTGCTTTCAGAAGCACAGCAGTTAACTTCcttaggatgatgtttattaagacgtatattctgcctttgaacattgaaggaactcactgtactgacattCCTGGTAGCAttcacaggataggtacgaaaaccaattggctcaatcatacgtatgtcagtcacacctttgagaatcaaatctagggtgtgttgaagttgaactaaggagtctttattcaacttagggtttctcttttgtctaacagaactcTTGGTCTCACTGACGATACATACCTTTTTatcataagaatgattggaggaggtcgtcttaatatcatcatcagaataTTTGTGCTTTTTACAAAATGTCCTAAGTTTGGTGGAAATATTAGGAACacctgtttttacttctgaatgtaaagcatcagaagttcttggtatattagattgctttgaacaacctTGAACGGAAAGTTTATTCAAACGacattcaatatccaaggcatccctttcgaggctggcctcaagagttaagcacgaagaatgatcttcagcattaccatggactttgcaatctcttacaacaccaagaagaacattgacatggtgttttagctgatccaatctgacagcttgaattctaacaagatttagaatcaaattactctcttcagctgtatcccactcattagaagagaaggtctctttcgaagggagatcaacaacacacctgccattgtttgtctatctcgtcgaaccacaaggtttttctatattcgagatagaatagcttttctctttaatagaattagacgagagagaatctttattactagtgaagcgtttatcagagatagtactctttcccatagagtcagattgctacaaacacggacttgttaggtcttaaacgtgtttgcctactctgataccaattgaaaaagcgggggtctaacaacaccacccaatatttcgattagcaatctgtatggaccaactccgaaatactttgctagagaatcaactagacagtcagactcaatctagataaaagtatctcaatgagttaatatctctctcttgatttgatttttactctatctaaaaaacaatagcgagtctttatcaaatacaaggaatacttgtacggtaccaaagattaatgttaaaggagaatcgactctatataatacaactagtaccacacaggaggtgtggggattaggtttcccagttgctagagttctcccttatatagtctttcaaatcagggtttgcaatcaatgttagcttagtaacaaagcattcaatattcaccgttagatgaaaacctgattagattcaagataatatctttcaatcgttagatcgaaacttagcttgttacacacaaataaaatgcacgtttatctaggtttgtgtaaccgtacccaaacacgtacatctagttggttcaatagtacttaaccaaatggttagccatatgagcactttcatatcaaccgtattcttctttaccacaactagttcaaatgactcaaatgaactagttagagagttgttcaattgcttagatctttataatagacaaaattgaaacaaaaacgattggattcactcgaatcgattcatgaactttatagccacggtttgcaaacttgcgttccttagtttatataagtttaagttcacaaataatcgtttttagaaaataaccaacttaagtacgcggacttaagcacCCGTAATAAGTTtgctttcaattcacaaactccagcagaaattctcgggatgagaacctccgacagtacgcggacttggtacgcggactctagttctggttttcctgagcagcaaagtacgcatactttggttcaaggaataaggacttatacatgtatgagttaccacacaatggttatatccaaccatggttatataatctaaactctcatttcaatcgttgaaacattcttagaggacgttatatagttgttgttcacaaaccatttttcgtcaaagccattttcaagtgattgaaacttaacatgactttcgtcactagtaaagatgaacttggacaaagcgaaagattaccaacacatatttcgagaaatagataagcgagataaaatcgtctcgaaatagcaaatgtgtataatcaaagtctatatagcaaaacgacttttatctcaagataggagatagagtagatagacttttgagtgatagataatttcaagtctccacataccttttagtcgatgaagttccaccagttccttgagtagttcttcgtcttgagctcaaccacactttctatcctagtccgagacttagctataagtagactagaaattaagacttatagttttgatcactaacattgacaaacatgcttgagatatcaaaacatgcgagttcaaccgagcagtgctctaacatcaagTCCTAGCATTTTCTACGTCGGGTGAATTAGGCGACAAAACGATTGCTTTCTTAAAGAGGTTACGAAACTGTCTCCTTAGTCGTGATGCTAATTACAAGTTTTGTAACTCCCTTTTTCATAGACTTGGTATCGTGATTCAAAAAGGTGTAGGTTCCCagtttgttgctaggctacctACTACCGATGTGTAAGTGACCTTTGTTGTTgtatatataataaataaaaataataagataAGTGTACAGCTTTGGTGTTATGGCCTTTTCGACCTTAGGTGAGCTTGGAGATGACTTCATTTTTCtgttgaagagattgaagaatttcTTAGCAAGCTACGATGTTAACAACAAAATAGGAGGTTCACTTTTCCATAGGGTTGGTTTGACTATCCAGAAAGGCGTAGGCACACAAATTATTGCCTGATTACCACTCATTCCTGTGTAAATAATACTCTTTGGTTTTTCAATAAAATCCCCGAGCGGCATCttttataacaataagaaaaataaaaactaataagGGTAGTTgtctcagctggtcatccccgatCCTCAAAGGTTTGATGCATTCCAGGAGGTCCGAGGTTCAAGTACTCGATGGCGCAATACTGCAGAATTTGGCGTAGAAGGTAATGGTAGCTTGCCCCTCTTGCGACATAATCTGTccccctatccgcttcggctcccttggttgGTTCCTCACGAGGCTCGCTGGTTATCTAGCACGGCAACCTTTTCAACTAATGTACCACGTTGTTGGAGGTCATCTTGTTGCtgggcttccaactagtttcttgtaaaaaTACTCTTTATCAAGTAATAAAACAAAGTAATAAgttaaattaataaaaataaatcttaaaaaagtaataaaaaaaccaaaataatattaaataaataaaaactgaaCATTTAATAATTAGTAATTAAAACATGATATTTAAAAAGAATATAATGTAAATATATCTAATCTAATTATTTAATAATTAactaaaaataccaaaaaaatatataataataacaataataagttAAAAACaatcttaaaaaaataattttaaaaaacaataataaaataaaccaaaaataaaatcattttaatTATTTAGTAAGGTGTTTTCTCCATCAATATCAGCAGACCATCATTGGGGGTTAAATTGCTAGGAGTTCATGTGAGCTTGGATTTACAGTTTTGCGATGACATGGTATAATGCAGGGTCgagaaaacaaaaacaatcaGTTTAATGGATACCATCATGAAACTAAAGGATCCTCAAAGTGAACTTTTATTGTTAGCAACTGCACCGGAGTCTCCAGGTTGTATTTCACAATGcgcacaacacacccacaatccctGCAACAAGCTAAAGTTAGGTATGATACTCACTTGTTGCAGTATCTAAGACAGCTAATTACTGGAGATGGTGCTGTATTTGGTTTTCTAAAGCAACGTATTGCTACCTTGCCGATCAAACACGGTGGCCTAGGTGTCTACACCATGTCTGATACTATCCATTATTGTTACTTGGCATCACAACTTCAGACTTTCAATCTGCAGAGAACTATCCTCATCAACACAATTTTCCCTGAAACAAGATTCATCTCACAACAAGTTCTACATGACTACTTGCAGGTATGTGGCTTACCCTCTTCTAACCATCACATTTATAAAATTGCCCCCTATTCTATGAAAACCCTGGCGGTATAATACTTTGATGATGTGGTGAAAGAGATACCGGAGAAGTTTGTGATGAGTAAAAtactctaatccaagagttaaagAGAATAACAATCAATCGGTCTTGACTCAGgcgaaaaatcggtttgactcgGTAATTTTTTCTTCGTTCTTTTTGATTTTCGCAAGTTTATTCATTAATTCAGGTGTTCTTCTGGGTTGTATCAATGATTGGTGGTAATAAAAATCCATTTTACTATTAAATTCAATAAGTTTCAATGTCGGAAATAAGAGATAATCAATCAAGTGAAACTGATTCTAGATCTCAAACAAAATCAGATGATAAATCTGAAAAAAATCTAGAAGAATTCTTACCAttcattcctgatgaagatattGATGAGAGTTTAGATGAATGGAAATTCAGTCTAATAGGAAGATTAGATTTGGTTCACTTTAAATTCGCTATAGTTGAATCTTCTTTAAGAAGACAATGGGGTATTTCAGGAAAAGTTCAGTTAATACCAATTGGAAAAGGTTACTTCATTATCAAACTAGAGAATGAATCTGATATGAAATACATTTGGGATGGTGATTGGGTTGTGGAAAATCAGGATCTCAAAATTAGAAAATGGGAACCAAATTTCAATCCTGAATCGTTTAAAACATCAACGGCTTATGTATGGTTCAGTTTCCTGGTCTTAGTATTGAGTACTGGAAGGAGAAAATATTACTGCACATTGGAAAATCTTTAGGGAGACCTATCAAAGCTGACGAAAATACTCTCAAGAAGGATGTAGGATATTATGCAAGCATTTTGGTGGAAATGGATTTAGCAAAAGAAATTCCAAGCAAGATTTGTGTAGAATCCAAGTATGGAAAGTTTGAGCAAATAGTTAATATTCCAAATAGGCCTAAATTCTGTTACCATTGCAAGATTGTTGGTCATCTTACTGCAGAATGTAGAAACAAAAAAAGAGAACAAAACAAAGATGAAGTTACTGCAGATTTTCCTAAAGAGCAAAAGAAAGTTTGGAGGAAAGTTACTCCAAAGAGAAAGACTCAAATTCCTTTTGGTTTTGATATATGCTTCCCAACAAATGATGTTGGTGAACCAAGTACTCATGCAAGTCATTCTTCTAATACAAATCAAGAGTACAATCCCTCAATTATTAATTCCTCTGCAACAAATAAAGAACAAAATGCAAACTCTGGTAAATTTCATGTCTTACAGAATATGTCTGAAGAATCTATTAACTCTCATGTTGTGTTTCCTACTCTCTCATTGGAGAATATATTAAGTAATGCAGCAAGTGCACCTTCTGTTAGCTAGTACAATTGTTCCACCTGTGGTACAAGGTACTAAAAATGACAGTGGTCCAAAAGTAAAGAAGAAGTCCTCACAGGGTGTTAATGTTACAACAAGACAACAA
This DNA window, taken from Papaver somniferum cultivar HN1 chromosome 3, ASM357369v1, whole genome shotgun sequence, encodes the following:
- the LOC113360435 gene encoding uncharacterized protein LOC113360435 — protein: MSEIRDNQSSETDSRSQTKSDDKSEKNLEEFLPFIPDEDIDESLDEWKFSLIGRLDLVHFKFAIVESSLRRQWGISGKVQLIPIGKGYFIIKLENESDMKYIWDGDWFPGLSIEYWKEKILLHIGKSLGRPIKADENTLKKDVGYYASILVEMDLAKEIPSKICVESKYGKFEQIVNIPNRPKFCYHCKIVGHLTAECRNKKREQNKDEVTADFPKEQKKVWRKVTPKRKTQIPFGFDICFPTNDVGEPSTHASHSSNTNQEYNPSIINSSATNKEQNANSGKFHVLQNMSEESINSHVVFPTLSLENILSNAASAPSVS